A stretch of Pygocentrus nattereri isolate fPygNat1 chromosome 8, fPygNat1.pri, whole genome shotgun sequence DNA encodes these proteins:
- the cep290 gene encoding centrosomal protein of 290 kDa isoform X7: MPPATDWKLVMSVDPDILGSEEEQKICDIILKIHPQELKEGESEKIIQLLRISQTLLRLKSEEISCAYDVVDKAGIEQARIETELNAKIYKLENELEMAQRSAGGRDTRFLRDEIRQLESHLERKEKELVQLEKEMSKERKTNEELSHRAEEAEDENRKLKREIKQLKKKNEQLHQDVEFYRKELEQKDSLQTREESTETQRRLNKANQQLYQCMEDLQHAEDMAAHLKSENEHLQKHLEESVKEMEKMTDEYNKMKVVVQQTDGIMDQLRKERDQAKLQVRELTEQIQARAEEDDPVMAAVSAKVEEWKSVLSGKDAEIVEYQQMIRDLRERLRSAHMDSDKSNIIALQQAVQERDHQIKLLSERVEQYTGEMERNALLIEELKKPLKKEKGLGSTLQQRTIEELNTRLQAAERRAQQAERATHLAEADARDKDKELSESLSRIRFYESGTDGLEAAIAEIKEVKTQVRIRDREIEGMTKEINQLELKINDLLDENEELRERLGLNPKEEVDLTEFRRSKVLKQRQYRAENQVLLKEIERLEEERLQLKQHIRALVKEKGITVINSSLLEDDAEEGPSRSIRERPGFTDEEIKRKNEYLQRELNSREKELELKRTESSQFKAKLNEMLKENKQLEQSMKEILQAIQEAQSKAPAQASLRIPSLERLVSVLEMKYSEGKADVSAHLRAQVDQLTGRNEELRQEMKAAREETASSLTQLMKANDQIARMEGEIEAVRLSAGTAVPCKTLSLPEEMAPTSMQSINSLNEYIVQLLQEIKNKEDSSKQLGLALEEYKRKFAIIRHQQGLLYKEYQSEKESWQKERDSFAEVKARMEEQKEVDAVKIKAYNNWLETLEKDPVEIRRQVSEAARKMTVLRVNEKSLTRCYTTLLEQEQHLKKENNKLKDDFVQMEVAVTERIGYLQRFKEMAAFRMAALQKALDDSVPSSELVRANKQYNDLTNKYRDLLQKDNHLVQRNTSLEHLENENVSLREHINYINKELEITKEKLHSLEQAWEHISDSDGQSSMDKAAKALANSEIVSVSKRITTLEMKELNERQRAEHAQKMYEHLRNSLKQVEERNFELEAKFAEMAKQNMEAQRIERELRDELANSVSKEVSDADRQRIAELEKSEAQLRTEASKLREVSDVAKMQVSALEARQQCREKEVKSLRRQVLDYQAQSDEKALIAKLHQHIVALQLSETAAISKLEASTANLQKLEAQKMRAEQQLDAQQQALWHVRQEGRQRARHLRHALQALRTQFSGALPLAQQEKFSNTMLQLQEDRLKARKEMHMAQEERRTAEGRAQELELRLKGLEELMATLKDVKGAQKVSEWHKKLEEARLQELRKNRELGALKEEIRYLKNMAAEQEHTISSLEEELVQQNNLLEERQLSWDQREVELERQLDAYEKQQSQIISSAQKFEEATGSLPDPSQPLAHQLDHALSKIKEHVRTILETQTTCKSLEEKLQEKAAALWQAEQNVLARDRVINELRLRLPATAERERLLADLSKQEDSDTQPALKIAHQTISNLQCRLDQKEDVLKKYQNLLAKARQEQEETAKKHEEEVRTLLQKLDLHTDTSLDHFKKTALELMKKPTISVPTTKQLARLAEMEQTVAEQDTSLSSLTHKLKVLTAELDKQRQATASQAKEHTAQIAKLEERHSSQMKAVSQEAEDLKSQLSQMEKELQYLRTELEAQKEANVRSPSNTMKNLVERLKAQLALKEKQQKALSKALLELRAEMTSHAEQQIIANAAQKEESLNVQQIVDKQTKELQARVKELSEELQGWKENVRAAKTRESSLKEEVENLNKELQKRQKSQNKLQSERDTLEEHLEELKQKVKRLSSGLQGQAESEVKGPSVEALQKKIRKLESELDKKSVSEPAERKTTMKDDKSSKEELVRWEEGKKWQARMEKVRNILKEKEKETDSLSKQLSTLKELYGRLEQEKVALQKKLKSRGVTADQVVGARTLETDQEIEALIKRNCELEQQIEIMKQQQALPRDAAMEDMNIRNRYLEERLHSLESQLAKEPPSRPSTSGRGSGTPSQREQELQKENLKLSTENLELHFQLEQANKDLPRLKDQVSDLKEMCNVLKKEKAEVEKKLGHVRGSGRSGKTVPELEKTIALMKKVVEKVQRENDSLKKSSTTATQEQLTSLEREHEKLKTEYDEMKGKMEVQLTSRLESKTKGMEKIVMENERLRRDLKKESETAEKLRVEKASLEVKNEKLKAELEETVQKLLLAQSRVPSLERADSKSWKSTVVTRLFENKMKELESELSKKNASLSELKLQLTEAYEKEQRAQRTIIQLKEQVELLKNIPIGATTDEGLALEFQSVRLAHNQLEREKAQLLQQIKKYEEQFGTSKAGPGYKELQAQIKAANAERSQLQDEVRRMTKELANFDPTFFEELEDLKFNYNVEVKKNIILEEQLKKLSERFGVPVDIPTDGSLS; this comes from the exons ATCCATCCACAAGAGCTGAAGGAGGGCGAGTCAGAGAAAATAATTCAGCTGTTGAGAATCTCACAGACGTTACTGAGG CTGAAGTCGGAAGAAATAAGCTGTGCCTACGATGTCGTCGACAAAGCTGGCATTGAGCAAGCAAGAATTG AAACCGAACTCAATGCAAAGATATATAAATTGGAAAATGAGCTGGAG ATGGCACAGCGCTCAGCGGGGGGGCGGGACACACGCTTCCTCCGGGACGAAATCCGCCAACTGGAGAGTCACTTGGAGCGCAAGGAGAAGGAGCTGGTCCAGCTGGAGAAGGAAATGAGTAAAGAGAGGAAAACCAACGAGGAG CTGTCACATCGAGCAGAGGAGGCTGAAGATGAGAACAGAAAGCTAAAAAGAGAG ATAAAGCAGCTTAAGAAGAAG AATGAACAGCTCCATCAGGATGTGGAGTTCTACAGGAAAGAGCTGGAGCAGAAGGACTCCCTCCAGACCAGAGAAGAGAGCACTGAGACTCAAAGGAGGCTCAACAAAGCCAACCAGCAACTCTACCAGTGCATGGAGGACCTGCAG CATGCTGAGGACATGGCCGCCCACCTGAAGAGCGAAAACGAGCACTTGCAGAAACATCTGGAGGAGTCGGTGAAGGAGATGGAAAAGATGACAGATGAATACAACAAAATGAAGGTTGTGGTCCAGCAGACCGACGGCATAATGGACCAgctgaggaaagagagagaccaagCCAAGCTCCAG GTGAGAGAACTAACAGAGCAGATCCAGGCTCGGGCTGAGGAGGATGATCCAGTGATGGCTGCAGTCAGTGCTAAAGTCGAGGAATGGAAG agTGTATTATCAGGAAAAGACGCAGAAATCGTGGAGTACCAGCAGATGATTCGGGACCTAAGAGAGAGGCTAAGATCTGCCCATATGGATTCAGACAAAAGCAACATCATCGCATTGCAGCAG GCTGTGCAAGAGAGAGACCATCAAATCAAGCTGCTGTCTGAAAGAGTGGAGCAGTACACTGGTGAGATGGAGAGGAATGCCTTGCTTATAGAGGAACTCAAGAAGccactaaagaaagaaaaag GGCTGGGTTCCACTCTGCAGCAGAGGACGATAGAGGAGCTGAACACCAGGCTCCAGGCAGCAGAGCGAAGGGCACAGCAAGCTGAACGCGCTACACACCTGGCCGAGGCTGACGCCCGTGACAAAGACAAGGAGCTGAGCGAGAGCCTCAGCCGCATCCGCTTCTACGAGTCT gGCACTGATGGACTGGAAGCTGCCATAGCTGAGATCAAAGAGGTCAAAACCCAGGTCAGGATCCGGGACCGGGAAATAGAAGGCATGACTAAGGAGATAAACCAACTGGAACTGAAAATCAATGACCTTCTGGATGAGAACGAAGAGCTGAGAGAGCGCCTAG GATTAAATCCAAAAGAAGAAGTGGATTTGACTGAGTTCCGTCGATCTAAAGTATTAAAACAGAGACAGTACAGAGCAGAAAACCAGGTTCTGCTGAAGGAG ATTGAACGTCTTGAGGAGGAGAGGCTGCAGCTGAAACAGCATATCCGCGCCCTGGTGAAAGAGAAAG GAATCACAGTGATCAACAGTTCACTGCTCGAAGATGATGCCGAAGAGGGGCCGAGCAGGTCCATTAGGGAAAGACCAGGCTTTACTGATGAGGAGATCAAACGGAAA aatgaGTACTTGCAGAGAGAactgaacagcagagagaaagagctggagctgaaaagaacagaatccTCACAGTTCAAAGCCAAAT TGAACGAGATGCTGAAAGAAAACAAGCAGCTGGAGCAGAGCATGAAGGAGATCTTGCAGGCCATCCAGGAGGCACAGAGCAAAGCTCCTGCCCAAGCCAGTCTTAGAATCCCCAGCCTGGAGAGACTTGTCAGT GTTCTGGAAATGAAGTACTCAGAGGGCAAGGCTGATGTAAGTGCACATCTGAGGGCGCAGGTAGATCAGCTGACTGGCAGGAATGAAGAACTGAGGCAAGAAATGAAGGCAGCTAGAGAAGAAACAGCCAGCTCACTCACTCAGCTAATGAAGGCCAATGACCAG ATTGCACGCATGGAGGGTGAGATCGAGGCAGTAAGACTGTCAGCTGGCACAGCTGTGCCTTGTAAGACTCTCTCATTACCTGAGGAAATGGCTCCAACCAGTATGCAATCCATTAACTCTCTCAACGAATATATAGTCCAACTGTTACAG GagattaaaaacaaagaagacTCTAGCAAGCAGCTCGGTCTGGCCTTGGAAGAGTATAAGAGGAAATTTGCTATCATACGCCACCAACAGGGGTTACTGTATAAAGAATATCAAAG TGAGAAGGAGTCttggcagaaagagagagattcttTTGCTGAAGTGAAGGCCAGAATGGAGGAACAGAAGGAGGTGGACGCAGTGAAGATCAAAGCATATAAT AACTGGTTGGAGACTCTGGAGAAGGACCCGGTTGAGATCAGGAGGCAAGTGTCCGAGGCTGCTCGTAAGATGACCGTGCTCAGAGTGAATGAAAAATCCCTGACCCGCTGTTACACCACTTTGCTGGAGCAGGAGCAGCACCTGAAGAAGGAAAATAACAAGCTGAAGGATGACTTTGTCCAAATGGAGGTTGCAGTCACTGAAAGGATTGGCTATCTTCAGAGATTCAAG GAGATGGCTGCATTCAGAATGGCAGCACTCCAGAAAGCTCTTGATGACAGTGTTCCATCATCAGAGCTGGTGAGGGCAAACAAGCAGTACAATGATCTTACAAACAAATACAGAGATCTTCTTCAGAAGGACAATCACCTTGTTCAGAGGAACACCAGTCTAGAACATTTGGAG AATGAAAATGTTTCTCTCCGTGAGCACATCAATTACATCAACAAAGAGCTTGAAATCACAAAAGAGAAGCTGCACAGTTTGGAGCAAGCCTGGGAACACATCAGTGACAGCG ATGGACAGAGCAGTATGGACAAAGCAGCAAAGGCTCTGGCCAACAGTGAGATTGTGTCCGTGTCCAAACGCATCACCACTCTGGAGATGAAGGAGCTGAACGAAAGGCAGAGAGCTGAGCATGCTCAGAAAATGTACGAGCACCTGAGGAACTCTCTCAAACAAGTGGAGGAGCGCAACTTTGAGCTTGAGGCAAAGTTTGCTGAG ATGGCGAAGCAAAACATGGAGGCCCAGCGAATCGAGCGTGAGCTACGTGACGAACTTGCCAACAGTGTTAGTAAAGAAGTCAGTGATGCAGACCGGCAGCGCATTGCAGAGCTGGAGAAAAGTGAAGCCCAGCTCAGGACTGAGGCATCCAA GTTACGGGAGGTTTCAGATGTGGCCAAAATGCAGGTTTCTGCACTGGAAGCCAGACAGCAATGCAGAGAGAAGGAGGTGAAGAGTCTCAGGAGGCAGGTGCTCGATTATCAA GCTCAGTCTGACGAGAAGGCTTTGATAGCCAAGCTTCACCAGCACATTGTGGCCCTTCAGCTGAGCGAGACAGCAGCCATCAGCAAGCTAGAGGCCTCCACTGCCAATCTTCAGAAGCTGGAGGCACAGAAGATGAGGGCAGAGCAGCAGCTGGATGCTCAGCAGCAGGCCCTGTGGCACGTACGACAGGAGGGACGCCAGCGTGCCCGTCACCTCCGCCATGCCCTACAGGCCCTCCGCACGCAGTTCTCTGGGGCGTTGCCACTTGCCCAGCAGGAGAAGTTCTCCAACACCATGCTGCAGTTGCAGGAGGACAGACTGAAGGCCAGAAAGGAGATGCACATGGCCCAGGAGGAGCGCAGGACAGCAGAGGGGAGGGCTCAGGAGCTAGAGCTCCGGCTGAAAGGTCTGGAGGAGCTCATGGCAACGCTGAAGGATGTCAAAGGAGCACAGAAG GTGAGTGAATGGCATAAGAAGCTTGAGGAAGCTCGTCTGCAGGAGCTGAGGAAAAACAGGGAGCTGGGAGCTCTAAAAGAGGAGATCAGGTACCTGAAGAACATGGCGGCTGAGCAGGAGCACACCATCagcagtctggaggaagaactGGTGCAACAGAACAAT CTCCTTGAAGAGCGGCAGCTCTCTTGGGATCAGAGGGAGGTGGAACTGGAGCGGCAACTGGACGCCTATGAGAAACAGCAGAGCCAAATTATTAGTTCTGCACAGAAG tTTGAAGAAGCAACAGGTTCTCTGCCAGATCCAAGCCAGCCTCTTGCCCACCAACTGGACCATGCACTGAGTAAAATCAAGGAACATGTTCGGACTATTCTGGAGACGCAAACCACTTGCAAATCTCTGGAGGAG AAGCTACAGGAgaaggcagcagctctgtggcaGGCGGAGCAGAACGTGTTGGCGCGAGACCGGGTCATCAATGAGCTGCGGCTCCGCCTTCCAGCCACTGCTGAGAGGGAGAGGCTACTCGCTGACCTTAGCAAGCAGGAGGACTCAGACACCCAGCCTGCCCTGAAGATCGCCCATCAGACCATCAGCAACCTGCAGTGCCGTCTGGACCAGAAAGAGGATGTTCTGAAGAAGTACCAGAACCTTCTAGCGAAGGCTAGACAG GAGCAGGAGGAAACAGCAAAAAAGCATGAGGAGGAAGTGAGGACCCTGCTCCAAAAGTTAGACCTACACACAGACACGTCTCTGGACCACTTCAAAAAAACTGCTCTG GAGCTAATGAAGAAGCCCACCATCTCCGTGCCAACCACAAAGCAGCTGGCGCGCCTGGCTGAGATGGAGCAGACAGTGGCAGAACAGGACACATCTCTCTCATCCCTAACGCACAAACTGAAGGTTCTGACTGCTGAACTGGACAAACAGAGACAGGCCACAGCTTCTCAAGCTAAAGAGCACACGGCACAAATAGCCAA GCTGGAGGAGAGGCATTCTTCCCAGATGAAGGCTGTGTCTCAGGAGGCAGAAGACCTGAAATCCCAGCTGTCCCAGATGGAGAAAGAGCTACAGTACCTACGTACTGAGCTGGAGGCCCAGAAAGAGGCTAACGTGCGCTCACCAAGTAACACTATGAAGAACCTGGTTGAGCGTCTGAAAGCCCAGCTGGCCCTCAAGGAGAAGCAACAGAAG GCTCTCAGTAAAGCTCTGCTGGAGCTTCGTGCAGAGATGACATCCCACGCCGAGCAGCAGATCATTGCAAACGCAGCCCAAAAGGAAGAGTCCCTTAATGTTCAGCAGATTGTGGACAAGCAAACCAAAGAACTCCAG GCCCGTGTAAAGGAGCTGAGTGAGGAGTTACAGGGCTGGAAGGAGAATGTGAGAGCGGCCAAAACTCGAGAGAGCTCTCTGAAGGAGGAGGTAGAGAACCTCAACAAGGAGCTGCAAAAGAGACAGAAGAGCCAGAACAAGCtgcagagtgaaagagacaCTCTGGAAGAACATCTGGAGGAGCTCAAGCAGAAAGTCAAGAGACTCAGCAGTGGCTTGCAG GGTCAAGCTGAAAGTGAAGTTAAGGGCCCCTCTGTAGAGGCTTTGCAGAAGAAAATCCGCAAGCTGGAGTCTGAGCTAGACAAGAAGAGTGTTTCAGAGCCAGCAGAAAGAAAGACCACGATGAAGGATGACAAG TCTTCTAAAGAAGAGCTGGTGAGGTgggaggagggaaaaaagtgGCAGGCCAGGATGGAGAAAGTCCGGAACATCttgaaggagaaggagaaagagacagactcCCTCTCCAAACAGCTGTCTACCCTGAAAGAGCTCTATGGAAG GCTAGAGCAAGAGAAGGTGGCCCTGCAGAAGAAGCTGAAAAGTCGTGGAGTGACAGCCGATCAGGTGGTAGGTGCACGGACTCTCGAGACTGACCAAGAGATCGAGGCACTGATAAAAAGGAACTGTGAGCTAGAGCAGCAGATTGAAATAATGAA ACAGCAACAGGCTTTACCTCGGGATGCTGCGATGGAGGACATGAACATCAGGAATCGCTATCTGGAGGAGAGGCTTCATTCTCTGGAGTCTCAGCTGGCAAAAGAGCCTCCATCCAGACCTTCT ACATCCGGCAGAGGCTCTGGTACCCCATCACAGAGGGAGCAGGAGCTACAGAAAGAGAACCTCAAACTATCCACAGAGAACCTAGAGCTTCACTTTCAGCTAGAACAGGCCAACAAAGACCTGCCCCGTCTTAAG GATCAGGTATCTGACCTCAAAGAGATGTGTAACGtgctgaaaaaggaaaaagcagaGGTGGAAAAGAAGCTGGGGCATGTCCGTGGG TCTGGACGGAGTGGAAAAACAGTCCCTGAGCTGGAGAAGACCATTGCACTGATGAAAAAGGTGGTGGAGAAGGTGCAAAGAGAGAATGATAGTCTTAAAAAGAGCTCGACCACTGCGACACAAGAGCAGCTAACCTCTCTGGAACGAGAGCATGAGAAATTGAAG ACTGAATATGACGAGATGAAGGGGAAAATGGAAGTTCAGCTGACATCAAGACTTGAATCAAAAACTAAAGGAATGGAGAAAATTGTGATGGAAAATGAACGACTGCGCAGGGACCTCAAGAAG GAATCTGAGACTGCAGAGAAGCTGAGAGTGGAAAAGGCCAGTCTGGAGGTGAAAAATGAGAAGCTAAAGGCAGAGCTTGAGGAGACCGTCCAGAAGCTTCTGCTGGCTCAGTCCAGGGTGCCATCATTAGAAAGGGCAGATAGCAAGAGCTGGAAATCTACAGTTGTGACCAG GCtgtttgaaaataaaatgaaagagctTGAGAGTGAACTCTCCAAGAAAAATGCAAGTCTCTCAGAACTTAAACTGCAGCTGACAGAGGCCTACgagaaagagcagagagcaCAGCGTACCATCATACAGCTGAAGGAACAA gtAGAGCTCTTGAAAAATATCCCCATAGGAGCAACTACCGATGAGGGGCTTGCTCTGGAGTTTCAGTCTGTTAG ACTCGCACACAATCAGCTGGAGCGTGAAAAGGCTCAGCTTCTCCAGCAGATCAAGAAATACGAAGAGCAGTTTGGAACCAGCAAAGCTGGACCAG GATACAAAGAGCTTCAGGCCCAAATAAAAGCAGCCAATGCTGAAAGGAGTCAGCTGCAG GACGAAGTTAGAAGGATGACCAAAGAACTGGCAAACTTTGACCCGACATTCTTTGAGGAGCTTGAAGATCTGAAGTTCAATTACAACGTGGAGGTGAAGAAAAACATCATTCTGGAAGAACAGCTGAAAAAACTTTCAGAACGCTTTGGAGTACCAGTGGACATCCCAACAGACGGATCACTCAGCTAA